The following are encoded together in the Arcticibacterium luteifluviistationis genome:
- a CDS encoding DUF1573 domain-containing protein, with translation MKYIASLLLGLVLLSCNTTTTQEGAETSSLSNAEISFENPIHDFGAITEGDQVSHAFKFTNTGTDPLQITAVNVSCGCTVASKPMGMVGVGQSDEIVINFNSTGKLGVNKKTVAVLSNAKNNSEVLSFTAVVSKAEGDTETENL, from the coding sequence ATGAAATATATAGCTAGTTTACTTTTAGGCTTAGTATTGCTTTCATGCAATACTACCACTACCCAAGAAGGAGCAGAAACATCGTCACTTTCAAACGCCGAGATTAGCTTTGAAAACCCAATTCACGATTTTGGTGCGATTACCGAAGGTGACCAAGTATCTCATGCGTTTAAGTTTACCAACACAGGAACTGACCCGCTTCAAATAACAGCAGTAAATGTATCATGTGGCTGTACAGTGGCTTCAAAACCAATGGGCATGGTGGGTGTAGGTCAATCTGACGAAATAGTTATTAATTTTAACAGCACTGGAAAACTAGGTGTTAACAAAAAAACGGTAGCTGTACTTTCAAACGCTAAAAATAACTCAGAAGTACTTTCTTTCACGGCTGTAGTAAGCAAAGCTGAAGGAGACACTGAAACTGAAAATCTTTAA
- the yajC gene encoding preprotein translocase subunit YajC, which translates to MVLLQADAGAGNYSFLILMAGMFAVMYFFMIRPQQKKQKEQKKMVDELKAGDDVVTAGGLHGKVISTDDETVTISTGGAARLTYEKTAIGKKK; encoded by the coding sequence ATGGTATTATTACAAGCAGACGCTGGAGCAGGAAATTATAGTTTTTTAATACTAATGGCAGGGATGTTTGCTGTTATGTATTTCTTTATGATTAGACCACAGCAAAAAAAGCAAAAAGAACAAAAGAAAATGGTGGATGAGCTAAAAGCAGGTGACGATGTAGTTACAGCTGGCGGACTTCATGGTAAAGTAATAAGTACTGACGACGAAACTGTAACTATCTCTACAGGTGGTGCAGCCAGACTTACTTATGAAAAAACAGCAATAGGTAAGAAGAAATAA
- a CDS encoding DUF721 domain-containing protein, with the protein MRRNTRNNQAMPLKDALDAFLDSFNLKSKYNETQLVASWQKIMGQTIASRTDKIFIRSSTLFLRITSAPLRQELVLAKSKLITLINKEMGQELVNEVVFI; encoded by the coding sequence GTGAGAAGAAATACCAGAAATAACCAAGCTATGCCTTTAAAGGATGCCTTAGACGCCTTTCTGGACTCTTTTAACTTAAAATCCAAATACAACGAAACCCAACTAGTAGCCTCTTGGCAAAAGATAATGGGTCAAACAATAGCTTCCAGAACTGATAAAATATTCATCAGAAGTAGCACTCTTTTTCTTAGAATTACCTCTGCCCCACTCCGTCAAGAGTTGGTATTAGCAAAATCAAAACTCATCACCCTTATCAATAAAGAAATGGGACAAGAACTAGTAAATGAGGTGGTCTTTATTTAG
- a CDS encoding oxidoreductase produces MSTEKKVWFITGVSSGLGKQLAKEVLSQGQIVVGTFRKQAQVEAFNNESPGNSFGVLIDVASTQMIIDGVKTIFDKFGKIDVVVNNAGYGIMGSIEEISDEEVRRQFEVNVFGVLTTIRAVLPEMRKQRSGHIINITSIAGRIGSQGLGIYNGSKFALEGIGEALAAELKPLNIKVTNVEPGPFRTEWAGSSAAYDNTEIDDYESTVGERIRGLQGLNGNQPGDPAKAATAIYKLAQLEEAPVHLPLGKIAYDVFGNVNNGLIAELAKFESLGKPCDFE; encoded by the coding sequence ATGAGTACAGAAAAAAAAGTATGGTTTATAACTGGTGTATCATCAGGATTAGGTAAACAGTTGGCTAAAGAGGTATTATCACAAGGACAAATTGTGGTAGGAACTTTTAGAAAACAAGCCCAAGTAGAGGCGTTTAACAATGAAAGCCCAGGAAACTCTTTTGGTGTACTTATAGATGTTGCTTCTACACAAATGATAATTGATGGTGTTAAAACTATTTTTGATAAGTTTGGAAAGATTGATGTAGTGGTTAATAATGCTGGTTATGGCATTATGGGAAGTATAGAAGAAATTTCTGATGAAGAAGTTAGAAGACAATTTGAAGTAAACGTTTTTGGTGTTTTAACCACTATTAGAGCAGTATTACCAGAAATGCGTAAGCAACGTTCTGGTCATATTATTAATATAACTTCTATTGCAGGACGTATAGGTTCTCAAGGTTTAGGAATTTACAACGGTTCTAAATTTGCTTTAGAAGGTATTGGTGAAGCTTTGGCAGCAGAATTAAAGCCTCTTAACATTAAAGTAACTAATGTAGAGCCTGGACCATTTAGAACAGAATGGGCAGGTAGCTCGGCAGCTTATGATAATACCGAAATAGACGATTACGAAAGCACCGTAGGTGAGCGTATTAGAGGTTTACAAGGTTTAAATGGTAACCAGCCTGGTGACCCAGCTAAAGCGGCCACTGCTATTTATAAATTAGCACAGCTAGAAGAAGCTCCTGTACATTTACCTTTAGGTAAAATAGCTTATGATGTTTTCGGAAATGTGAATAACGGCTTAATAGCAGAGTTAGCTAAGTTTGAAAGTTTAGGTAAGCCATGTGATTTTGAGTAA
- a CDS encoding acetylxylan esterase, giving the protein MKLKFFLSVLLALAFYSHADAQPREQLIKVIVTPNHADWTYEVGDRAEFTITALRNNVPLDGHEIKYTIQPDPGYRIVEIWDEGTFVLSNKTTNIKAKKFKEPGFLRCTASVEVDGKTYSSFATAGFSPEKIQPTTTLPADFEAFWNKGKKDLARVPVNPILTLMPERCTSKVNVYHVELDNIHGKIYGILCTPKKEGKYPAILHVPGAGVRPYYGVVSEAEKGFISFTIGIHGIPVNLDPSVYDNLKQGALKDYWGINLDDKDKAYYKRVYLGCVRAVDFMFGLDSFDGENIGVTGGSQGGALSIITASLDSRISYLAAFYPALSDMTGFLHNRAGGWPQIFIDEFTNKPEKIETSKYFDVVNFARFVKVPGWYSWGYNDNVCPPTSTYSAYNVLKSEKELHVFQETLHWTFPEQNEMRDKWLFEKLTK; this is encoded by the coding sequence ATGAAACTCAAATTCTTTTTATCAGTATTATTAGCACTAGCATTTTATAGTCATGCAGACGCACAACCTCGTGAACAACTAATCAAGGTAATTGTAACACCTAACCATGCCGACTGGACGTATGAAGTGGGAGACCGGGCTGAATTTACCATTACAGCTTTAAGAAATAACGTTCCACTTGATGGGCACGAAATCAAATATACCATACAACCTGACCCTGGTTATCGGATAGTTGAAATATGGGATGAAGGGACTTTTGTACTTAGTAATAAAACAACTAATATAAAGGCCAAAAAATTTAAAGAGCCCGGCTTTCTTCGCTGTACAGCAAGTGTAGAAGTTGATGGAAAGACGTACTCTTCTTTTGCAACGGCAGGTTTTTCCCCAGAGAAAATTCAACCAACCACTACCTTACCTGCAGACTTTGAAGCCTTTTGGAACAAAGGAAAAAAAGATTTAGCAAGAGTACCTGTTAATCCAATACTGACCTTAATGCCGGAAAGGTGTACGTCCAAAGTCAACGTTTACCACGTAGAATTGGACAACATTCATGGCAAAATTTATGGTATTTTATGTACTCCGAAAAAGGAAGGTAAATATCCAGCAATCTTGCATGTTCCCGGAGCAGGCGTTCGTCCGTATTATGGCGTAGTATCGGAAGCAGAGAAAGGGTTTATATCTTTTACAATTGGTATTCATGGCATACCGGTAAACCTAGACCCGAGTGTTTATGATAATTTAAAACAAGGTGCATTGAAGGATTATTGGGGAATCAACCTGGATGATAAAGACAAAGCCTATTATAAGCGTGTTTATCTTGGTTGTGTAAGGGCTGTAGATTTTATGTTTGGTCTTGATAGTTTTGATGGGGAGAATATTGGAGTAACTGGAGGAAGCCAAGGCGGAGCACTTTCAATAATTACCGCAAGTTTAGATAGTCGCATCAGCTATTTGGCAGCATTTTACCCTGCACTTTCAGATATGACAGGCTTTTTGCACAACAGAGCTGGAGGTTGGCCACAAATATTCATAGACGAGTTTACCAACAAGCCAGAAAAAATAGAGACGTCAAAGTACTTTGATGTGGTAAACTTCGCTCGATTTGTAAAAGTACCAGGATGGTATAGCTGGGGATATAACGACAATGTTTGCCCTCCTACTTCAACGTATTCTGCATATAATGTCCTCAAGTCTGAAAAAGAACTTCATGTATTTCAGGAAACATTGCATTGGACATTTCCAGAACAAAATGAAATGAGAGACAAATGGCTTTTCGAAAAACTCACAAAATAA
- a CDS encoding TetR/AcrR family transcriptional regulator, with translation MQQELKSEVTKQLIADKAFDLFYKNGFKITSIDKIMKETALSKGAFYHHFKSKKEIGLAVISLKIQKRVVDGMISPLKKTGDAFNLIEHVFITRLKAFTLFEKQHGCPMNNFINELGDHEFAYQTALKNIIELWRNTLIQLIERGKLENSIKQDTQSEALAIYLISAFEGIRGLRKLYNDDAVLDNFLTGLSSHLKQIKA, from the coding sequence ATGCAACAAGAATTAAAATCTGAAGTAACAAAGCAACTTATTGCTGATAAGGCTTTTGACCTATTTTACAAAAATGGTTTCAAAATAACCAGTATTGATAAAATAATGAAAGAAACCGCTTTGAGCAAAGGAGCCTTTTACCACCATTTTAAAAGTAAAAAGGAAATAGGATTAGCCGTTATTAGTTTAAAAATTCAGAAAAGAGTTGTAGATGGAATGATTTCACCTTTAAAAAAAACTGGTGATGCTTTTAATCTAATTGAGCATGTATTTATAACTCGATTGAAAGCATTTACTCTATTTGAAAAACAGCATGGCTGCCCAATGAATAATTTCATAAATGAATTAGGCGACCATGAATTTGCCTATCAAACTGCACTTAAGAATATTATAGAACTGTGGAGAAATACCCTCATTCAGCTAATTGAAAGAGGAAAACTTGAAAACTCAATAAAGCAAGATACCCAAAGTGAAGCTTTAGCTATTTACCTAATTAGTGCATTTGAAGGTATTAGAGGCTTAAGAAAACTATATAATGATGATGCCGTTTTAGATAATTTCCTAACAGGACTCTCATCACACTTAAAACAGATAAAAGCATAA
- a CDS encoding haloacid dehalogenase type II translates to MKNERRNFIKKTTLLGLGAAATSHRSLAADSHVEIENNIRPKVLFFDVNETLLDLTAMKDSVGKALGGRSDLLPLWFTTMLQYSLVSTVGRQYNDFGIIGAAALQMVAANHGISITEKEAQDAILGPIRSLPAHPEVKASLQQLRDAGYKLVSFTNSSNKGVKTQFENAGLLDYFDEKLSIEDMGKFKPHTDAYDWAARKMDVKPSESLLVAAHGWDIAGALWAGWRGAFISRPGAQLYPLAPKPEINESNLALVTQRLISLK, encoded by the coding sequence ATGAAAAACGAAAGAAGAAATTTTATCAAAAAAACTACACTATTAGGCTTAGGAGCTGCCGCAACATCGCACCGTAGCTTGGCCGCTGATAGTCATGTAGAAATAGAAAATAATATAAGACCGAAAGTATTATTTTTTGATGTAAACGAGACCTTACTAGACTTAACTGCTATGAAAGATAGTGTTGGTAAAGCTTTAGGTGGTAGAAGTGATTTATTACCCTTATGGTTTACCACGATGCTTCAATATTCGTTGGTATCAACTGTAGGAAGACAATACAATGATTTTGGAATAATTGGAGCGGCAGCCCTTCAAATGGTGGCAGCCAATCATGGCATATCCATTACAGAAAAAGAAGCTCAAGATGCTATTTTGGGACCTATCCGTTCGTTACCGGCACATCCAGAAGTCAAAGCGTCTTTACAACAATTAAGAGATGCTGGCTACAAGCTAGTTTCCTTTACCAATTCTTCAAATAAAGGTGTGAAAACACAATTTGAAAACGCCGGATTATTAGACTATTTCGATGAAAAATTAAGCATTGAAGACATGGGCAAATTCAAACCCCATACAGATGCTTACGACTGGGCAGCAAGAAAAATGGATGTAAAACCCTCAGAAAGTTTATTAGTAGCAGCTCATGGTTGGGACATTGCCGGTGCACTCTGGGCAGGTTGGAGAGGAGCTTTTATTAGTAGACCGGGTGCTCAATTATATCCCCTTGCTCCAAAACCAGAAATCAATGAAAGTAATCTAGCATTAGTGACTCAAAGATTAATTTCTTTAAAGTGA
- a CDS encoding MauE/DoxX family redox-associated membrane protein, protein MILPDLNNKTLAIHLLRISFGINYLFHGVVRIPNLDKFVTGMQNTFQDTLLPDFLVTPLAYAIPFAEIIIGLLLLLNKFTRETLIATFILMNLLVIGSSFAQKWDLVGLQSTYIGFLFLLLYFMNDNQNLIKRNKTS, encoded by the coding sequence ATGATATTACCTGATTTAAATAATAAAACACTTGCCATACACTTGTTACGCATCTCCTTTGGGATAAACTACCTTTTCCATGGCGTGGTAAGAATCCCAAACTTAGACAAGTTTGTTACAGGAATGCAAAACACTTTTCAAGACACCTTGTTACCAGATTTTCTGGTAACACCCTTGGCATATGCTATTCCGTTTGCGGAAATTATTATTGGATTACTATTACTCCTAAATAAATTCACTAGAGAAACACTAATAGCCACTTTTATACTAATGAATTTATTAGTAATAGGAAGCTCTTTTGCTCAAAAATGGGATCTTGTAGGATTGCAGTCTACTTACATTGGCTTTCTGTTTTTGCTGCTGTATTTTATGAATGACAATCAGAATTTAATTAAAAGAAACAAAACATCATGA
- a CDS encoding SDR family oxidoreductase encodes MKVENKVIIVTGASRGIGKEVAILLAENGAKVIVNHSNSENEANNTVETIVKNGGTALAIKADVSQRNDVTNLFDKTIETYGRVDVLVNNAGIMYNEFLKDNTQEEFTKLFDVNVRGIFNTLQEADSKLADNGIIINFSSSTAKLMFPKYALYSATKAAVEQITKVFSKEIGRGISVNAIAPGATATELFLNGKSQETIDKLSAMNAFNRLAEPIDIARVVLFLASDDSKWISGQVIGANGALV; translated from the coding sequence ATGAAAGTTGAAAATAAAGTAATTATTGTAACCGGAGCTTCTAGAGGAATAGGAAAAGAAGTTGCCATTCTTTTGGCAGAAAATGGTGCAAAAGTAATTGTCAATCATTCTAACAGTGAAAATGAAGCAAATAATACCGTAGAAACTATTGTTAAAAATGGTGGTACAGCTTTGGCCATTAAAGCTGATGTCAGCCAAAGAAACGACGTTACCAATCTATTTGATAAAACTATCGAGACTTACGGTAGAGTAGATGTTTTGGTAAACAATGCAGGTATTATGTACAATGAATTTTTAAAGGATAATACCCAGGAAGAATTCACAAAACTTTTTGATGTAAATGTTAGAGGAATTTTTAACACACTTCAAGAAGCGGATAGTAAACTAGCAGACAATGGCATTATTATAAACTTTTCTTCAAGCACAGCAAAGTTAATGTTTCCCAAATACGCTTTATATTCGGCCACAAAGGCAGCCGTTGAGCAAATAACAAAAGTTTTTTCCAAAGAAATAGGAAGGGGTATTTCTGTTAATGCAATTGCCCCAGGTGCAACAGCTACAGAATTATTCTTAAATGGAAAATCCCAAGAAACTATTGATAAGTTGAGTGCTATGAATGCCTTTAATAGATTAGCGGAGCCCATTGATATTGCCAGAGTAGTTTTATTCTTAGCAAGTGATGACTCAAAATGGATTTCAGGTCAAGTAATTGGTGCAAATGGTGCATTAGTATAA
- a CDS encoding FAD-dependent oxidoreductase: MNQITLYGADWCPDCRRAKSFLNDNNIDFTFIDVDLDKEATLRVEKINNGKRIIPTVIIHEKSYTNPDNIELSAVLGINEVGRVQLFGADWCPDCRRAKNFLRDNSINFEFIDVDENDWATAKVEEINNGKRIIPTILIDGKPHTNPDNVTLTELLSINIEKEHKVFDTIIIGGGAAGLTTSIYAQRDRFDTLILEKKNIGGNAFLTEKIENYPGFTNISGPKLMDKMEEQAKTYGATIKTGEEVTDISKVDGIFTVKTKGSSYTSRSIVLSTGSTYQLLGIPNETELIGSGIHFCATCDGAFYRDKDIIVIGGGNSALEEGIFLAGFCKSVKIVNRSSEFSATDTYVEKLKTIDNITTYMNKTSVEFIAGENDLFKSLKVRDNETNKEELISADGVFIFIGLIPNTTPFKGLISLNERGFITTSGLAQTSVEGIFAAGDCREGAIAQVAAATGEGVLASYGIRNYLK, from the coding sequence ATGAATCAAATAACATTATACGGAGCAGATTGGTGTCCAGACTGCCGTAGAGCCAAATCTTTTTTAAATGATAACAATATTGACTTTACTTTTATTGATGTTGATCTAGATAAAGAAGCAACATTAAGAGTCGAAAAAATAAACAACGGAAAGAGAATAATCCCTACCGTAATCATTCACGAAAAATCATACACTAACCCTGACAACATTGAGCTGTCAGCTGTACTAGGTATCAATGAAGTTGGCAGAGTTCAATTATTTGGTGCTGACTGGTGTCCCGACTGTAGAAGAGCTAAAAACTTTTTACGAGACAACTCCATTAACTTTGAATTCATTGATGTTGATGAAAATGATTGGGCAACAGCTAAAGTTGAAGAAATAAATAATGGTAAGCGGATTATCCCAACCATACTAATTGACGGAAAGCCTCATACAAACCCTGATAATGTTACGCTAACAGAACTCTTATCAATCAATATTGAAAAAGAACATAAAGTTTTTGATACTATTATAATTGGAGGTGGTGCTGCTGGATTAACAACTTCTATTTATGCCCAAAGAGACCGTTTTGATACATTAATTTTAGAAAAAAAGAATATTGGGGGAAATGCCTTCTTAACAGAGAAAATTGAAAACTACCCAGGCTTTACTAACATTTCAGGTCCAAAATTGATGGACAAAATGGAAGAACAAGCAAAGACTTATGGAGCAACTATTAAAACAGGAGAAGAGGTTACAGATATAAGCAAAGTGGATGGCATTTTTACCGTAAAAACTAAAGGGTCTTCCTATACTTCAAGGTCAATTGTTTTGTCAACAGGATCTACCTATCAATTACTAGGAATTCCTAACGAAACAGAGTTAATAGGCTCAGGAATTCACTTTTGTGCTACTTGTGATGGTGCATTTTACAGAGACAAGGATATTATTGTTATTGGTGGAGGAAACTCAGCACTTGAAGAAGGAATTTTCTTAGCAGGGTTTTGTAAATCTGTAAAAATCGTAAACCGATCTAGTGAATTTTCCGCAACAGACACTTATGTAGAAAAATTAAAAACGATTGATAATATTACCACCTATATGAATAAAACATCTGTTGAGTTTATAGCGGGCGAAAACGACCTATTCAAGTCGTTAAAGGTTAGAGATAATGAAACCAATAAAGAAGAATTAATTTCAGCAGATGGTGTATTTATTTTTATTGGACTCATACCAAACACTACACCATTTAAAGGTTTGATTTCTCTAAACGAAAGAGGTTTTATAACTACATCAGGTTTAGCTCAAACATCTGTAGAAGGCATATTTGCCGCTGGAGATTGTAGAGAAGGTGCAATAGCTCAAGTTGCCGCTGCAACGGGTGAAGGCGTTCTCGCCAGTTATGGAATTAGAAACTACCTTAAATAA
- the katG gene encoding catalase/peroxidase HPI, with protein MENDNNSNSSNDESKCPHQPEKKQDEGTTIAEGNNHHDSSLGKCPVMHGGNTATKASVMDWWPNALNLDILSQHDTKTNPLGEDFDYHEELKKLDTEALKKDMHALMTDSQDWWPADWGHYGGLFIRMSWHSAGSYRISDGRGGGGSGNQRFAPLNSWPDNVSLDKARRLLWPIKKKYGNKVSWADLIVLAGTIAYDNMGLKTFGFGFGREDIWHPEKDTYWGAEKEWLAPSDGRYDNVDKPSTMENPLAAVQMGLIYVNPEGVNGKQNPLKTAAQIRETFARMAMNDEETVALTAGGHTVGKTHGNGDASLLGPEPEAAGVEEQGLGWHNPSNSGKGRYAVTSGLEGAWTTHPTKWDNGFFEMLFNHEWEPRQSPAGAWQWEPVSIKEEDRPVDVEDPSIRHNPMMTDADMAMKVDPIYKEISLKFMKDPAYFSETFARAWFKLTHRDLGPKANYFGSDVPKEDLIWQDPIPAGNTDYDVAAVKKKIAESGLSISEMVATAWDSARTFRGSDIRGGANGARIRLAPQKDWEGNEPKRLAHVLSVLEPIASESGISIADTIVLAGNLGIEQAAKAAGFDTTVPFAPGRGDATDEMTDAESFAPLEPLADGYRNYSKKDYAVSPEELMLDRTQLMGLTAPEMTVLVGGMRMLGTNYDNTKHGVFTNNVGALTNDFFITLTDMGNTWKPTEKGLYEIRDRKTGTLKWTATRMDLVFGSNSILRSYSEVYAQDDNKEKFVNDFVKAWVKVMNADRYDLK; from the coding sequence ATGGAAAACGATAATAATTCGAATTCATCAAACGATGAAAGTAAGTGCCCACACCAGCCAGAAAAAAAGCAAGATGAAGGAACAACTATTGCTGAAGGAAACAATCACCATGATTCATCATTAGGTAAATGTCCCGTAATGCATGGAGGAAATACAGCAACCAAAGCATCTGTTATGGATTGGTGGCCTAATGCACTTAATCTTGATATTTTGTCTCAACATGATACTAAAACAAATCCTTTAGGTGAAGATTTCGATTATCATGAAGAACTTAAAAAGCTAGATACTGAGGCTTTAAAAAAAGACATGCACGCCTTAATGACTGATAGTCAAGACTGGTGGCCAGCAGATTGGGGTCATTATGGAGGTTTATTTATACGTATGTCATGGCACTCTGCTGGCTCATACCGTATTTCTGATGGTCGTGGTGGTGGTGGATCAGGTAACCAACGCTTTGCTCCGCTAAATTCATGGCCAGACAATGTTAGTTTAGATAAAGCAAGGCGACTACTATGGCCGATAAAGAAAAAGTATGGCAATAAAGTTAGCTGGGCCGATTTAATTGTCTTGGCTGGTACTATTGCTTATGATAATATGGGATTAAAAACCTTCGGCTTTGGTTTTGGTCGTGAAGATATTTGGCATCCTGAAAAAGACACTTATTGGGGAGCAGAAAAAGAATGGTTGGCTCCAAGTGACGGCCGTTATGATAATGTAGACAAACCTTCGACAATGGAAAACCCTTTAGCTGCCGTGCAAATGGGGCTAATTTACGTGAATCCAGAAGGCGTTAATGGAAAACAAAATCCTTTAAAAACAGCCGCTCAAATTCGTGAAACTTTTGCTCGTATGGCAATGAACGACGAAGAAACTGTGGCTTTAACTGCAGGTGGACACACAGTAGGTAAAACTCACGGTAATGGTGATGCAAGCCTTTTGGGACCAGAACCTGAAGCTGCAGGCGTAGAAGAACAAGGACTAGGTTGGCATAACCCAAGTAATTCAGGCAAAGGTCGCTATGCGGTAACTAGTGGACTAGAAGGAGCTTGGACTACACACCCTACAAAATGGGACAATGGCTTTTTCGAAATGTTATTTAATCATGAATGGGAACCTCGTCAAAGTCCGGCTGGTGCTTGGCAATGGGAACCTGTGAGTATAAAAGAGGAAGACAGACCTGTAGATGTAGAAGATCCAAGCATTCGTCACAATCCAATGATGACTGATGCAGATATGGCAATGAAGGTAGATCCTATTTATAAGGAAATCTCATTGAAGTTCATGAAAGACCCAGCATACTTTTCAGAAACTTTTGCTCGTGCTTGGTTTAAATTGACACATAGAGATTTGGGACCAAAAGCAAATTACTTTGGCTCAGATGTACCAAAAGAAGATTTAATTTGGCAAGACCCTATTCCTGCTGGAAATACAGATTATGATGTTGCTGCTGTAAAGAAAAAAATAGCTGAATCAGGTTTGTCTATTTCAGAAATGGTAGCTACAGCATGGGATAGTGCTCGTACTTTCCGTGGTTCAGACATACGCGGTGGAGCCAATGGTGCACGTATTCGTTTAGCACCTCAAAAAGATTGGGAAGGAAATGAGCCCAAACGTTTAGCACATGTTTTATCAGTGCTTGAGCCTATAGCCTCTGAGTCTGGCATCAGTATAGCTGATACCATTGTTTTGGCTGGTAATCTTGGTATAGAACAAGCTGCTAAAGCGGCTGGTTTTGATACTACAGTTCCGTTTGCACCTGGTCGTGGTGACGCTACAGATGAAATGACAGATGCTGAATCTTTTGCCCCTTTAGAACCATTAGCTGATGGCTATCGAAACTATAGCAAAAAAGACTATGCAGTAAGTCCAGAGGAATTAATGCTTGATAGAACCCAACTAATGGGCTTAACTGCTCCTGAAATGACGGTTCTTGTGGGTGGTATGAGAATGTTAGGTACCAATTACGATAATACCAAACATGGTGTTTTCACTAATAACGTGGGAGCTCTAACCAACGATTTCTTTATCACCCTAACAGATATGGGTAATACATGGAAGCCTACAGAAAAAGGGCTTTATGAAATCCGTGACCGTAAAACAGGAACGTTGAAATGGACAGCCACACGCATGGATTTAGTGTTTGGTTCAAATTCTATTTTACGTTCTTATTCTGAGGTTTACGCACAAGACGACAACAAAGAAAAATTTGTAAACGACTTTGTAAAAGCTTGGGTAAAAGTGATGAATGCTGACAGATACGATTTGAAATAA